The Neovison vison isolate M4711 chromosome 13, ASM_NN_V1, whole genome shotgun sequence genome includes a region encoding these proteins:
- the LOC122893427 gene encoding olfactory receptor 4N2-like encodes MENYNSTVVKEFILLGLTQSRDIQLLVFVLILIFYLIILPGNFLIILTIRSDPGLTAPLYFFLGNLAFLDASYSFIVAPRMLVDFVSEKKVISYRGCITQLFFLHFLGGGEGLLLVVMAFDRYIAICRPLHYSTVMNPRVCYALLLALWLGGFIHSIIQVALILRLPFCGPNQLDNFFCDVPQVIKLACTDTFVVELLMVFNSGLMTLLCFLGLLASYAVILCRVHGSTSEGKSKAVSTCTTHIIVIFLMFGPGIFIYTRPFRAFPADKVVSLFHTVIFPLLNPVIYTLRNQEVKASMRRLLIQGVICKSDFIYPSTVNPQISPIFSY; translated from the exons atggaaaattacaACAGCACAGTGGTGAAAGAATTCATCCTTCTTGGTCTGACACAGTCTCGAGATATTCAGCTCCTGGTCTttgtgttaattttaattttctatctcATCATCCTTCCTGGCAATTTCCTCATCATCCTCACCATCAGATCAGACCCTGGGCTCACAGCTCCCCTCTACTTCTTTCTGGGTAACTTGGCCTTCCTGGATGCATCCTATTCCTTCATTGTAGCTCCCAGGATGCTGGTGGACTTTGTTTCTGAGAAAAAGGTAATCTCCTACAGGGGTTGCATCACTCAGCTCTTTTTCTTGCACTTCcttggaggaggggaaggatTACTCCTTGTTGTGATGGCCTTTGACCGCTACATTGCCATCTGTCGGCCTTTACACTATTCAACTGTCATGAACCCTAGAGTCTGCTATGCCTTGCTGTTGGCTCTGTGGCTTGGAGGCTTCATCCACTCCATTATCCAGGTGGCCCTCATCCTCCGCTTGCCCTTCTGTGGCCCAAACCAACTGGATAACTTCTTCTGTGATGTGCCACAAGTCATCAAGCTGGCCTGCACAGACACTTTTGTGGTGGAACTTCTGATGGTCTTCAACAGTGGTCTGATGACCCTCCTGTGCTTCCTAGGCCTTCTGGCCTCCTATGCAGTCATCCTTTGCCGTGTACATGGGTCTACCTCTGAGGGGAAGAGCAAGGCCGTTTCCACGTGCACCACCCATATTATTGTTATATTTCTCATGTTTGGGCCTGGCATCTTCATCTACACTCGCCCCTTCAGAGCCTTCCCAGCTGACAAGGTGGTTTCTCTTTTTCACACAGTGATCTTTCCTTTGTTGAATCCTGTGATTTATACCCTTCGCAACCAGGAAGTAAAAGCTTCTATGAGGAGGCT TCTCATCCAGGGAGTCATATGCAAATCAGATTTTATCTATCCAAGCACTGTGAATCCCCAAATTTCCCccattttctcttattaa
- the LOC122893459 gene encoding olfactory receptor 4N4C, protein MENDNSTVVKEFILLGLTQSRDIQLLVFVLILIFYLIILPGNFLIILTIRSDPGLTAPLYFFLGNLAFLDASYSFIVAPRMLVDFVSEKKVISYRGCITQLFFLHFLGGGEGLLLVVMAFDRYIAICRPLHYSTVMNPRVCYALLLALWLGGFIHSIIQVALILRLPFCGPNQLDNFFCDVPQVIKLACTDTFVVELLMVFNSGLMTLLCFLGLLSSYAVILCHIRGSTPEGKSRALSTCTTHVIIILLMFGPAIFIYTRPFRALPADKVVSFFHTVIFPLMNPMIYTLRNQEVKTSMRRLLSRHVVC, encoded by the coding sequence ATGGAAAATGATAACAGCACAGTGGTGAAAGAATTCATCCTTCTTGGTCTGACACAGTCTCGAGATATTCAGCTCCTGGTCTttgtgttaattttaattttctatctcATCATCCTTCCTGGCAATTTCCTCATCATCCTCACCATCAGATCAGACCCTGGGCTCACAGCTCCCCTCTACTTCTTTCTGGGTAACTTGGCCTTCCTGGATGCATCCTATTCCTTCATTGTAGCTCCCAGGATGCTGGTGGACTTTGTTTCTGAGAAAAAGGTAATCTCCTACAGGGGTTGCATCACTCAGCTCTTTTTCTTGCACTTCcttggaggaggggaaggatTACTCCTTGTTGTGATGGCCTTTGACCGCTACATTGCCATCTGTCGGCCTTTACACTATTCAACTGTCATGAACCCTAGAGTCTGCTATGCCTTGCTGTTGGCTCTGTGGCTTGGAGGCTTCATCCACTCCATTATCCAGGTGGCCCTCATCCTCCGCTTGCCCTTCTGTGGCCCAAACCAACTGGATAACTTCTTCTGTGATGTGCCACAAGTCATCAAGCTGGCCTGCACAGACACTTTTGTGGTGGAACTTCTGATGGTCTTCAACAGTGGTCTGATGACCCTCCTGTGCTTCCTGGGGCTTTTATCTTCCTATGCAGTCATTCTCTGTCATATACGTGGGTCTACTCCTGAAGGGAAGAGCAGAGCACTGTCCACATGCACCACTCATGTTATTATTATACTTCTCATGTTTGGACCTGCTATCTTCATCTACACTCGCCCATTCAGGGCCTTGCCAGCTGACAAGGTAGTTTCCTTCTTCCATACTGTGATCTTTCCATTAATGAATCCTATGATTTATACCCTTCGCAACCAGGAAGTGAAAACTTCCATGAGGAGGTTATTGAGTCGGCATGTGGTCTGCTGA